The genomic region GACCTTCCCACTCCAACGGGAGTGTGTCCCAGGCAGAGTTTCTATCGTGGGCTACATACCAGAGCCATCAAAATCCCTAAAAACCCCACAGATGCCGAGGGCCTCACTCTAACATCTGCAAACCAAAACTCTGAGAGGGACCTGGGCATGAGTATTTTTGAACAGTTTCACAAGGAACTACTTACTGCCTTAGAAACTCTTGGTATTAATGTGTAATGTtcagaatggaaaaaaagaaaaaaaaaagaaaagaaataaaaggcagcagCCAGAAATGAACCCCTACATGTGTGAAGCAGATTTGTGCTTTTATTCAGTGTTGAAACTAAAATGTGAAGTAAAGAGAATAGCAAACAGAAGTAGCTTACACAGTGTTTATTTTACACTAAAATGAAGAGCTTCTGTACAATAGGAAGCACAGTGTGCCGGCCCGAAGGTGGGAGGCTAAGAGAAAGGAGCAGGGTAGCTGGAGACAACCTGTGGAGCTCAGAGAGGTGGGGCTTCCAGCCTGACGAAGGGGTCTTGGGAGAAGTGAGGCAAAGAAACTTATCTGCATGAAGAGAAAaggtgggagaaaaagaaaacaagtggcacagtggaaaaggaCCAGGGTGACGGGCGAGAGCAGCACCAGGGACAGAGGCGAGAAGCAGACACACAAGCCCACTAGCAGCTGCACCTGCGGGAGGTCAGTCCTTGCCCCGGCGTCTGGCCCAAGACAGCACAGGGCCCCTCTGGGTCAGGGTCCATTTTAAGAAGACAACTGAACAGAGTTTAAAAACCAATTTTGAACTAAACCCATCTTTCAGAATATCTAATCCTACTCGATGCTTCAAAATTTCCTCACAGAATCACCACATTTATGGTCTTATAGAAAAGGCTTTGGAGACTGATGATCTGCTCCACCCTCTCATTACAAATGAGGGGCGAGAAGATGAAAGTCTCTCCAGTTTCCATGGTGACCATCATGTCTCAGAGTCAAGGGGAGACTCTACAACCTGTAAGGCAGCAGGCACATGCCACACTCGTCAAGCTACCATTTTTCTTAAAGGAAGGACAGGCAGGCTTGGAAAATGAAATTTCTGGCTTATCTGGAATTCAGTGCCAGATTATTACAATAAAGAGGACTCTCTGTGCAACATTCCAGGTTAGAATGTAAAGAGGAAGACTAAGTTTAACGTTTCGGTTTAGTTAGTAATATGTAAATTAGTTGTGTATGCTCAAGGTTCTCATGAGAACAAGACTATTAACTACAGCACTTACTAGCTCACAGTAGCAAAAGCTGGGCCATTAACACCCAAACTTGTATCGTACTGTGTTTACGTCCCATTCCTTTGACACAAGTTGTGTATATCAGgggtattttaatttcttctatattgACAGAAAATTAAAGGCTTGGTTCCTGAGCAGAGGGCTCATTTCTCTCTACAAATCTTAACAGTGAGGAAGAAGTGATATTTTACAGCTGTATTAGATCTACTTCCTTTCCCTCAGAGTATCAGTGATCTGACACTTTTAGGGTCCctaaatttgtaatttaaaaaaaaaaatgatcagattttaTTTAATCGAATCTCATGAAACCAACTGTGATAGTTCTTGGGAAGTTCCTGCATGGCCTTCTAATTTTACTTGACTGAAGGGATAGTTCAGTTCACTCCTTTGTGGGAACGACCTAGCTTGGAGATTGAGAAATGGTGGGTTCGGAAGGGAAAATGACTAGTACATACTTAATCTACTTGGCCTTTGTATTAGTAGAATGTGAAAAAACAACACCTATCCTAGCTTATGCAACGAGAGAGTAAGCAGAAGGTGTGAAAATGGAGGTCTGGAGGCACAGAGGCGGCAGTGGTGAGTTTATCGTATTAGCATGAGGGCACGGATGTGAGCAGGCAGGGTGGATGCACATTTACATGGAAGTCATATCGTTGAGAGCGTGGTCCAGCTCCTCGCTGATGGCTTTGTACTTCAGTTTCTGAGCGTACAGCTCGTCTATGACCAGGAAGTGGAAGGCAGAGGTGCAAGGACATGGAGAGTGATCAAGAGATGGAGGGTGAGTGAGGGTGGCATGGGCACCATCCCGACACAGCAGCAAGAAAAGGGCAATGCATGAAGGAAGTGGTGCCGCAGCGCAGGTGGCCAATGCAGGAGGCGTgcgttttgtttttaaatgaattgaaacaaaaacaaaaaagaacaaaacccattagaaaataaaacaaggaagaTGCAATATGAAAATCATTAACAAATATGGTAGGTCTATCAGTAATCCAGGTTAAGCCCTAAACAAAACCACAGAAGAATGTCCCCCCAGGTGAACCATAGAACGTTTTTCTTTTCTAGAGCTATATTTTAATTACACTGCAGTGGTCAACCAACTGCAACTATAAACAGTGGAAAAAATATCCAAGGGCAGTGTTTTGGAAGAACAGTTCATGACTATAGTCTGTGATCCTTATCTGGCTCCACCTTCGAACCACTGACTTCCTGACCGGACTAGACCACTGGGACACGGATTTCTTCATGCCATGTAAACTGTTTTTGGTCCTCCCACTCAAGCTGCCCTGTCCAGAAGGCCTGATGAGAGAGGAGAGCCACACTTTTTATGGTGGTGTTGTTCCAAGCCTGCAATTTAGTTTTTGTAATGATGGCTTCCTACTTTGCCGCACTGGGACAGACTGTTTTGCAACCATTTGTTATTCCCTCTCTCTACGAGCTCGGTTACCACCTGCACTGACCTCCAGTCCCTTATCTGGAAGTGCCTTCTGCCTTGaatgtttacattttatgtattttttcatcctttctttttcACTGCCTACAAGCTCACCATTTAGGATTTCTGAGAGACAGACTGGGTGTTACAATAAAACCTAAGTATCTTTGGGGAGAAATGCTTACGTATAATCTTGAAATACAGCATCCTATCACCACCCCCCCTTTTAGTATGTAGAGCATTTACCAAGATAACAAAATGACAAAGACACCCAAACCCCTACACTAAACTCACACTTGGAAGATGGGCTGTGCCTAAGAACAAATCCTACCATTCTGACCATTAGGCGGTGTCACTAATGATAGAAAATACACTGGAGTCATCGTCACCTATAATCACCTAACTCGCAATGAAAAACCACCTTGCCACACTTCTGAGGAGTGTGAAGTAGAATTGGATGGCGTCTGCCATTACAAAACCAGATGTGCCCTGTCTGGTGGCCAACAGTCAACTGGCGAGCAGAGGACTCAGGTCCAAGAGTTTAAGAGCCACAGAATGAAACCCcaaggacagacaggaggaaTGTGCAAGAGCAAAGGACTGTATCGAGGTGAATGCTCCTGGGTTAGAAGACCATTTTGCCAGGTCAATACTCCAACATAAGgattaaattagaaacaaaacttAAGATCTTACCTTCTAAGTCATCAATGCTTTTCTCCAATTTAGTTACTGACCTCTCCGCAAACTCAGCCCGAGTCTCAGCCTGGAATGAATCAATTTGTCTCAGTCAAAATTGGGATGTTTTAGATATCCAGTAGATATGAATACAGGGAAAactagaaaatggaaataaagccCAGCTCCCATAAAGTGGGTCCAAAACCACGTCAGTCACTGCAGTGAGAGGTGGCAGCCGGCACAGCACTGTCACTGAGACCCCCTGGATGTTCCTGATGGGGATCTCAacaactttaaaatgaaaaagccctGACTGGCTGCACAAAAACTGACTTACTTAAAATTCAGGTGGCTTTGCCTGAAACAGTCGTAACATTACCTCCTTCAGCTTGTCAGACAGGACCTTGATCTCTTCCTCGTATTTGTCTTCCTTCTGAGAGTACTGTAATTAGAAAGAACGTTCCAGATGTCAGGCCACAGCTCACTCTATACTCCTATCTTCTAATACAAAGAGAGCGCCAGCCCAGCAAACAGATGTTGAGGATCTCTCAGGAGGTAATGGAGCCTCTGAGATCGAATGGCATACTACAATACAGTCTCTGTTTTCCTGCCTATTGCTTTACACGGGATAAGAACCAGATAACAATCCACTTGGCACTTGGTTTAAATTAAATTGTTACAGATGACTCATATActcaacataaaaatatattctctattaaagaaaaaaaaatccattactcAATAACTATCAGGAGATCACCTCAAAATGATGCCATTTACTAAAATGCCTAATGGATTACAGCTTTTATCGGCAGGGCCTCAGAAGAGAAAAAGCAGGTGTCTTTAGAGCAGCTCTCAGAAGAGGCCTTTTCCCCCACACCGTGCTCCTGGCCTACCTTCTCAGCCTGAGCCTCCAGTGACTTCAAGTTGTTCGTCACAGTTTTCAACTCTTCTTCAAGCTCGGCACATTTGCTAATGTTTTCGATCAGAGGCAGAAAGGGTGGGAGACAAGccaaaggaaggaggagagaaaaaggagagggatgggaaaaaatgaaaaccaagtCCTAGAGAACAAAGGGCTGCCTTAAAGTAGCCAAATCATCGGGTATTAAAACACTCAATTTCATCATGGACACTGACTGCCCCCAATCTTGTAAAAGCAGGAAGGCAGGGTGACAAAATCCAACAACTTTGAAGTGTGATAATTTGGCTTCTTTTTTGGCTGCACCAAAGAGCATTTATGAAGGAAAAACGGAGGCGTATAAAGAACCCAAAGAAAGCACTTAAAGCAAGACATAAGATAGCAGAGAGTGTAGTGAAGGTGCAGTCGTTATACCAAACAAACCAGTAGGTATTGGAAGCTGAAAGACGTCTGGGTTGGATTTAAACCTAAAAACCACACGAGCCATCAGTACCTTATCCTCTGCAGCCATTAATGCTTTCAAGGTCTGATCCATTATTCTTAACTGTTCTTCCAGCTGTCGAACTTGGCTGTTAGTGGACACAGGAAATGCACAAGGCCATTCTCAAAATCAGTGTGCAGGTAAGGCATGCAGTGATACACGcattcacacacagacaccccaCACAAGTCCTCCATGTTCTAGACTCGTGGCTCATCCATGTTAAATGAGCACATAAGGAGCCCGGAGCTGAAAAAGGTCAATGTGCAGCTGCCAGAAGGTCATGCTGTTTAGTCACCGCTTTGCAGCACCCCACAGTGTCTTGGCGCCGGGCCTGCTTACCCTTCTGAGAGCTCAGCTCGCTCCTCTGCACGCTCCAGATCACTCTCAATGATGACCAGCTTACGGGCCACCTGCAGCAGGAcagacacaacacacacacacacatacaccatagGCTTGCAAGCTTTGAGTGAgcgggtgtgggggtggggactgGATCCATCAGCCCCTAGAAGATCTTGTCTACAAATATGACCATCCCTGTTCTCATGGACTGGAGAGAAGCTACTCTCTCTCCAGGAGGGGTACCAATGGGGAGGAGACCACAGGCTTCTGCTCACAAAGACCCAGAATGGTTAGTTAGGAATGGGCAGTCTCACTTTAAGTCTGGCCCAGATGAAGTCTGTATAATTACACAGCAGCCAAACCAAAGtgtggaagaaaggagaaatatgAAAGTCACAATCTCAAAAATAGCAGTATGATGAGACATGATGCATTTTATGCCACAAGGGTAGTGAATGCCAAGAAAAGACTGAAAATTATCCCAAGAACTCCATCAATTTAGAGCTCTGTACCTCAGTCTCCTTTTTGTGGAGGAGGTTAAAAATGCCCACAGAACAGCAAGAAAAGCTAACATGAGATGAGCTGGTGGGATGACTAATGAAGTCAAATCTGTCCTCAGTGAGAGAAGGGATCCTCTGAAGCACCTCAAAATTAGCAGGCATAACACAGTCTGGACATAACAGTGATAATTCTAATAAAAAGGAGAGTCAACACCGTTTCAAGATAGCTATGGTGCATTAAGGGCAAAACTAAAACCTTAACAGTTATGTTGCTGTGTTATCATAGGAAGTTGTTTGCATGGACCGATTAACCAAAGGCCGATTTAACTCTGAATCTCTTTGACAATGGATTTCTACCGCCttgagagaggaggacagatcGAAAATGTCCTCTGTGAATCAATCACCCAAGCAAGTGCACCATCCATGTCTCTATGCTGCCTGAACCGGACCATGTTAGGTGACACTCTAACTGCTTGCATGGTGACAGTAGGAGAGGCTCCTTCCACAGACGCAAGAGGCCCAACTCTCCCTTCTCCTGGCCACAGAGCTTCTGTCATGGTTTTTCGGGGGCGGTGgaggggcagaagcagcagctctGGTCTTTCCCATTTGGGCTACTGATCGGCTTCATAATGAAGCCTGGGATCTCCTAGCAGGATCAAGTAAGAACTGTACTCTGTAGACAAAGGAACTCTGCTTCTCATAACCACCCATTTCTGCCAAGGACGCTGACCGCCTCACTGAAGAATGCAGGGCAGTACACACAGCTCTGGCCACCCCCTCCACCCTGGGCTACTTGTTAGGGGTCCCCGAAGCTCGGGGCCCCAGGATCTGACCTCTTCATACTTGCGGTCGGCATCTTCAGCAATGTGCTTGGCCTCTTTCAGTTGGATCTCCTGAATTTCCATTTTCTCCTCATCTTTTTGGGCTCGACTTTCAATGACTTTCATGCCTCTGAAAaggaagacaagcaactagaccCAGGATTCAGAGTTAACCTCCACAAACCCACACACTGCACTGCAGTGGTTTGTGAGGCTTAGCGTAACTGGCAGACCAAAATAGAGCACAGAGCTAGAGCTACTCTTATTTTCCAAGCCATGAAGCAAGAGTTTCCAATGCTGAAGGCAGAAAGATACATACTTCTGCTTATTGTGCATGAAATCTTATACTTCTGGTCCTGGTGCAACTGCCCAGGAATCTACTAGTAAACCAAAGGTACCATGTCAGAATCCTGTTTGAAACTGGGAGGCAGGGAAACAGGAGAGGCCAACATGCTTTACATGCTATATAAATAATGGgtttcttcccttttctggtGGGAAGCTTCAGCTTGAAAATGGACCAAAGTTAGAACAAGAGCATATTTATCTTCATATACTTCCTTCTACAATGAAAGTAGATGTTCTTACCTCATCAGCCACAAAAGTAAATATTAGAATGAACCACATGAAATTGCTTTTATTTGACCACGTCAGACCCATAAAAATGGCAGTTTCATGTGGATCAACCATGATAAAAAACTATGAGTTTCTTAAACAAGAAACTGAATTTTGCCTTCAATGGAACACTTTCATAATAGAGGTTTTGACAGACAGGGCTGCACCATCACACACGCTAATACGTATGTTTGGATCCTATGGCATGGTGTTAAGTTTTGGAAAATATTGACTTAGAATATattatagatttataaaatatcaatttatgttaaaaatggGATTCACTGACCAAAATCTAAGAAGTCAGTAAGATAAATAAGCTATTTTTTGATGAAGCACAATAAATAATATGTTTTAGGAGACTCAAGTTCTAGTCTTGGCTCAGCCGTAACTTGGCTGTGAGATTTTGGGCAGGCCTCATCAGTCTCTGAGCtctagttttttcatctgtaaaaccaGGAGAATGGAGTAAATGATCTTGAAATTCCTTTTTATTCCAAAGTCTACCATTGCCAGATTCAGACCTCCTTTTAGGTTCATTTACAAGTGTATTTCAGGAAGAAGTCAGCCACAAAACCCCTGGTATGTGTACACTGTTAGAGATGATGAGTCATCTTAAAGAATTCCAAAACTCTTGgttagagaaaaaacaacaagCAGCAGTGAATTGTGAGCTGAAAACTTCAGCTGAAAAGCTTCTTTAAAGTCTAAAATCACTCTTTATCCATGGTGGCAGGGATTAGAAAGTCACTTCAAAGATGGAGAAATGGACAAAAGAATTGACTGCATCCCCTTGCCTAGGTCACAGCACAGATCTACACATCCGGTATTCTGGGCCACTACACTACTTTGTCATCCCCCAAGTAGCAGAATGCTTTCTAGTCTCAGGGAGTCTTTATAGGAGTGTTTCTATACGCAACATGAATACATTAACTTCAACAGTTGAGCATAAAAGAAAATGCCTCCTTAAAGTACATGAAGTGCTGGTGTACATGGTCCATGGTTTTCCCTTACTACCACAAAGCTAAATCTTGGAGTAGTAAGTCAGGCAGAGCCAGGTTATAGTGGGAGCAGGCTCAGGAGACACAAGTATCTGATGGTATTTATATGTGCGCGTGTCTTAGTAGCATTACTAAGtccaaaacaattttcttttgcggatcatatttctattttatctgtGTTTTCTCTTTCACCTGTTTGTTGGGCTATTCGACAACTGATAGCCCATTTTTATCTAAGCCTAAGCCTCCTTGGTATGTTTTAAaacagttatctttttaaaaatgcacaattGTTCTGGGGTCAGCAGGAATGAAAGAACCATTATGTATcactagattttttttgtttacacATCCATCTCCCTTGTTGGATGAGAGCTCTATGGAGACAGGAAATTAACCACTAAtgttaaataaacaaaaccaataaaGTTATACTCGagatcaaaagaagaaatgattgCACTAAGGAACTACAAAATTCTTAACCCTCAAGATCAGAGAAGTCCTCCCATTCCACCAGGAGGAAGGCTGATGCTAAACTGGGCTGGGAGAGGCgtcctcacctctcactctcaTCTGCTGCCTTCTCAGCCTCCTCCAGTTTCTGCAAAGCTGTTGCCAGGCGCTCCTGGGCTCGATCCAACTCTTCCTCAACCAGCTGGATGCGTCTGTTCAGAGAAGCTACATCGGCTTCAGCCTAGGCAAGAGAGAGTAAAAGGCATTTCAGGGCTGAGAGGAAAGTGAGGGTAGTGCCTTCTGGAAGTGGCTGAGACTGAAACACTGATTTCGGATAGGAAGCCTGGGCATCCTTAAGTGCAGTACAAGCCCTGGTCAACTTTGGGATTCTTAGATAGGCTCATACACTGATTTACACATGGAATGTCCACAATTGTGTATATACAAATCCATAAAACCATTCTCATTGGAAAGATGGACCATTAGCAAATGCTCTCACTTGGTTTCTTTCTTCCACAGATTTCAACACACATGTTCTACCTGGCTGTTAAAGGAGAACTGCACTAGCGCCGCCTCACTCCCAGGGGCCTGAGGTGTGGATGCAGATGACTCGGCTTATCTAGGCTCAGCCACATAAGGCAAGAGACGCCAGAAACCAGACTCGAGAGTCTCAGTCCTTCTTTCTGCAGACTATTTTCTCACAGGGGCCTTATAAAGGAACTGGAAGATTTCaaaattcagtggttctcaaaaatTTACCACAGAGACACAAACccagtcctccctccccacccccttctccgtAACCCTTTTAGAATAACTAGTCCCACTGGAACAGGGCCAAGACAAATTTCCCGAGTGTTTCCGACATAAGCCTACTGGAATTTCTTACAAGCCAAGGTTGCTACAAAAAAACTTTCGAACTCCTTAGGAGAAAAGCAGTAAAGATACAGGCAGTCCCCGGCTTAGGAACGAGATAGGTGCTGTaagtttgttcttaagttaaatttgtatgttagttggaacaggtacatttgcctattaaatgcaacttagatgtttgtcttaatatagtatttatctttacctttctgtgcatataaatacttaaacattttcaaacctatagaacctaACTCGGCTGCAACCAGGGGATTGCCTgtagtgtttttatttgtatctatGTCTGACATAAGATGTTTCTTGGGGATGTAATGATTACCTACCAGTTGTAAGCACTGTTACTATGAGCCTCAGAACACTTGGAAGACTGACAGTCTGTTACATATACTCGCATGGGTAGCTGTTTAAATGTCATGTGTGGAAGTGAGATACAGAATTTATTATTAATCAGGTACCACTTCTTCGTCCTCATCCATTTTGAATATTTGCTTTTCTTCGGGTGATGGGGTTTTCAAGACACATGTAGAGTTTTCTGAAAGGGAAAACTCTAAGGGACCTATGCTAGCTCTCTATCTACAGTCCTAGCTCACTCAACTGTAAGCTTCTTATGTGCAGGACATCATAGTTCTCTGTAGAGCACGAGCACAGTAAACACCTACCAAATACAGCTGGCGCACTGGAGAGTTAGGAGGCagcaccccatgtttatttctGCCTCTGCACACAAGACCCCCTCACACCTGAGACATCCCCCATCCAGCTGTACCTTTCCTCTTACTCCATCCCCACCCAACTATTCTTTCCTTTAGCTCTAAACACTGTTTTAtaaatgtcactaattcttttttcCCAGGAGCATTCTGTAGGACCTTATACTTCTTGACATTATAGGTTGTATCCTATGGAATACCAGTCAATAAGGCCTCATATACAGCACACATGCAATGACTGAGAATGGAGATCTGTTCTAGGATCCAGGACTGGTGCACAGAGAGAGCTGATTTACAGGTGGTCTGCAAGAGAGGCTTCGATTGTTTAGATGGAAGGGCTAGCTCAACATCCAGGTAGGCATTATCCAGCAGTTCCCACAACTGGCTGAGAGTCAGAATCCACTAGGAGAtatgtattaaaaatacaaattccaGCCTCCATCCTTAGACTGTGATTcaggtcagaggggagggaaggcaaGATTCTGCACTATAAATAAGCAACCCGCTCCACTCCTCCACCCTCCCCGCCCCACCATCTGAAAGAAGCTGGCAAATCCTGTGGGAACCACTCTTCTAGCTCtttcttcaaaagaaaatagGAGGAGGGTGGGATCTTTGCCTCAGAATGCTGAAGTATGCTTAGGTCAACAGCCGTCAGTGGGAGGCAAGGTTGAAGTCCCAGGTGTCTGGCTCCTTGTGTGCTGGCTCTGTCACTTCTCATGGCCTTCTAGAACATCACAGAAGCCCTAGAAGGGGTGGTTCTCACCCCTGGCGTCTTCTCTCTTCCTAAGGCAGAGTGGGAGGTTCTCTATAGCCACCCCACTGTAACTCCCTGACACACAATGGCCTTCAGTGACAGAGACTAAGCAGGGCTAGGAGCAGTTACTGTATTAAAGGTCATACCTTAGACAAGTCCTCTCAACTCTTTTTGAAATAAGGGGTGCTATAAAATTGAGAATTCCATCAGGTAACACGAATGGCTAACAGCGCACACATGGACACAGAGCACTTGCTCTCCATCCCAGAAGCCAATGCCTGGTGTCCCAGAGGTTTCAGAGTAGGGCAAGATGCCTGTAGGTTACAGCCTGAACTCGAGGGCAGCGTCTGGGGCTCATCTACCTTTTCCGTGGGCTTCCCTTGGGAAAAACCTGGACTCTCATTGGTTTCTTAGGCCCTACCATACTGGTCTGATGGCAATTTTGTTTGCCTCCTTAGAATTCAgctctttctcttattttgcgccccccccccctttggagGGAGGGAGAATTTTGTTCTGTGTTCAAAAGGCCCACATATCTTACCTTCACTAGCTTTTATTTCTGGTATGTGCTTTCCAAGTTCTGAGCTAGACGCATTCTAAGGTTCCTTTTTATCACAGCACCTGGGCAATGTACTTAAGACTTAACCTGCTGTTGCCTCTGCCAGTACAAGCCTACAGACTCGGGACCATCTGTTATTTAAAAAGCAGATATAAATAACAAGGCATCTGGGAAGGGTCAAGACCCCAGAGGCAAATTACTTCCAGGCATGGAAATCACCCTAACTGTGCTGGGTAAGCTGCTTCTAACAACAGCCCCTGTGTGGATGCTGCTGGCAAAGTCTTTCAGTTTGGGATGttagtttcttttatttcagaAGTGCTGTTGTACCCCAACATGCACGGAGCTACTGAGAAAGGAAACTGCTAACATTAGTGAAAGCTACCGGTAAGTCTTTCTGCAGATAGTTGTTAAAACAACCATCAGGAGCTCTAAACTTGTGAACTGCCTTAGTGTTAGTTACACAGGTCAGCCCTGTCTCCTCGCTTCTCCTCACAAAGGTATTAGCCACCTATATAGAAATCAAGGGCGGATACACCGTTCCCCTCCGCTGGCCACCCAACAAGGTACTACACAGACCTAAAGGGCATGCCTGCCCCAAGAGAGCAAAATATTACTCCAAAATTAGATTCGAAAGACAATGTTTATAAGGCCTAGACTTTCAGGGTATCCAGATGTTTTAgtcaacacaaaaataaaaatagcagtaCTTTTCACTTAAATAATGGTAGGAGAATAATATCATATCCTAAAAATCAATCCTCtggaatatattttcaaagtCCTGCCTGAACCAGAGTGAAGCAAGGGATGATCAAaggtcaggcatttttatttCATGCAAACCATAGTTATACAGAGAAGGTTTCACCCAACTTGCTGTGTAAGACCAAGTGACTACAGCCAAGTTAAACTTCTGTCCTTATATGGTaaggaaaggggggaaaaacacTGATGACATTAAGGGGCACTCCCATGGATAGCAGATAAACACAACCTCCTCGATCTGTGCCAAGGCCTATAATTTATGAGGCATGTTTGTATAATGAGGGAGAGCGAACATGAACAGGGCATTGTCATTGCTTTGCCTTGCCTACACATGAAAGCAGAAACTGAGAGTATCCAGGCCAGTTACTGCTACCCAGGGGGGTGTCAATGAGCACAAAATGCACCCCCAGTTTCCTGGTCTCAGAAATATTTACCAACTCTAAAGAGAGAAAGGGCTGAAAAATTTGTAAATGGGTTATTTCCATGATTTAATAAAGTTACCAATTAAGAACCTACAGGTTGCACTTTTGTCTCGTTTATTGGACACTGTAAAGAAAGGAGGAACGATTGGTTCCttcttgctatttttttcctttgataatgacaaagaaaacaaacaaaaccctcttGAGTCACAAGACCTAGGGTCAACCATTTCCTCAAGCCAAGTAGCCACATTCCAGCTTCGAAGGGCCCACACACCCTGGGAAAGCAAACCAGCAGGTAAGGACCAGCTTTTTCCAAGGTAAGTGCTGGTATAATAGGGCCAATTCACTACAGCCTTTCTGAATTTCTGAGAATCTGAATTTAGGGCCGACTCCAGTCAAATATTT from Saccopteryx leptura isolate mSacLep1 chromosome 6, mSacLep1_pri_phased_curated, whole genome shotgun sequence harbors:
- the TPM1 gene encoding tropomyosin alpha-1 chain isoform X18, with product MDAIKKKMQMLKLDKENALDRAEQAEADKKAAEDRSKQLEDELLSLQKKLKGTEDELDKYSEALKDAQEKLELAEKKATDAEADVASLNRRIQLVEEELDRAQERLATALQKLEEAEKAADESERGMKVIESRAQKDEEKMEIQEIQLKEAKHIAEDADRKYEEVARKLVIIESDLERAEERAELSEGKCAELEEELKTVTNNLKSLEAQAEKYSQKEDKYEEEIKVLSDKLKEAETRAEFAERSVTKLEKSIDDLEDKFLCLTSPKTPSSGWKPHLSELHRLSPATLLLSLSLPPSGRHTVLPIVQKLFILV
- the TPM1 gene encoding tropomyosin alpha-1 chain isoform X2 — translated: MDAIKKKMQMLKLDKENALDRAEQAEADKKAAEDRSKQLEEDIAAKEKLLRASEDERDRVLEELHKAEDSLLAADETAAKAEADVASLNRRIQLVEEELDRAQERLATALQKLEEAEKAADESERGMKVIESRAQKDEEKMEIQEIQLKEAKHIAEDADRKYEEVARKLVIIESDLERAEERAELSEGKCAELEEELKTVTNNLKSLEAQAEKYSQKEDKYEEEIKVLSDKLKEAETRAEFAERSVTKLEKSIDDLEDELYAQKLKYKAISEELDHALNDMTSI
- the TPM1 gene encoding tropomyosin alpha-1 chain isoform X7, encoding MDAIKKKMQMLKLDKENALDRAEQAEADKKAAEDRSKQLEEDIAAKEKLLRASEDERDRVLEELHKAEDSLLAADETAAKAEADVASLNRRIQLVEEELDRAQERLATALQKLEEAEKAADESERGMKVIESRAQKDEEKMEIQEIQLKEAKHIAEDADRKYEEVARKLVIIESDLERAEERAELSEGQVRQLEEQLRIMDQTLKALMAAEDKYSQKEDKYEEEIKVLSDKLKEAETRAEFAERSVTKLEKSIDDLEDELYAQKLKYKAISEELDHALNDMTSI
- the TPM1 gene encoding tropomyosin alpha-1 chain isoform X4, translating into MDAIKKKMQMLKLDKENALDRAEQAEADKKAAEDRSKQLEDELLSLQKKLKGTEDELDKYSEALKDAQEKLELAEKKATDAEADVASLNRRIQLVEEELDRAQERLATALQKLEEAEKAADESERGMKVIESRAQKDEEKMEIQEIQLKEAKHIAEDADRKYEEVARKLVIIESDLERAEERAELSEGQVRQLEEQLRIMDQTLKALMAAEDKYSQKEDKYEEEIKVLSDKLKEAETRAEFAERSVTKLEKSIDDLEDELYAQKLKYKAISEELDHALNDMTSI
- the TPM1 gene encoding tropomyosin alpha-1 chain isoform X19 — its product is MDAIKKKMQMLKLDKENALDRAEQAEADKKAAEDRSKQLEDELLSLQKKLKGTEDELDKYSEALKDAQEKLELAEKKATDAEADVASLNRRIQLVEEELDRAQERLATALQKLEEAEKAADESERGMKVIESRAQKDEEKMEIQEIQLKEAKHIAEDADRKYEEVARKLVIIESDLERAEERAELSEGQVRQLEEQLRIMDQTLKALMAAEDKYSQKEDKYEEEIKVLSDKLKEAETRAEFAERSVTKLEKSIDDLEDKFLCLTSPKTPSSGWKPHLSELHRLSPATLLLSLSLPPSGRHTVLPIVQKLFILV
- the TPM1 gene encoding tropomyosin alpha-1 chain isoform X22, whose translation is MAGSSSLEAVRRKIRSLQEQADAAEERAGSLQRELDYEKKLRETAEADVASLNRRIQLVEEELDRAQERLATALQKLEEAEKAADESERGMKVIESRAQKDEEKMEIQEIQLKEAKHIAEDADRKYEEVARKLVIIESDLERAEERAELSEGQVRQLEEQLRIMDQTLKALMAAEDKYSQKEDKYEEEIKVLSDKLKEAETRAEFAERSVTKLEKSIDDLEDKFLCLTSPKTPSSGWKPHLSELHRLSPATLLLSLSLPPSGRHTVLPIVQKLFILV
- the TPM1 gene encoding tropomyosin alpha-1 chain isoform X21, whose amino-acid sequence is MAGSSSLEAVRRKIRSLQEQADAAEERAGSLQRELDYEKKLRETAEADVASLNRRIQLVEEELDRAQERLATALQKLEEAEKAADESERGMKVIESRAQKDEEKMEIQEIQLKEAKHIAEDADRKYEEVARKLVIIESDLERAEERAELSEGKCAELEEELKTVTNNLKSLEAQAEKYSQKEDKYEEEIKVLSDKLKEAETRAEFAERSVTKLEKSIDDLEDKFLCLTSPKTPSSGWKPHLSELHRLSPATLLLSLSLPPSGRHTVLPIVQKLFILV
- the TPM1 gene encoding tropomyosin alpha-1 chain isoform X20 gives rise to the protein MDAIKKKMQMLKLDKENALDRAEQAEADKKAAEDRSKQLEEDIAAKEKLLRASEDERDRVLEELHKAEDSLLAADETAAKAEADVASLNRRIQLVEEELDRAQERLATALQKLEEAEKAADESERGMKVIESRAQKDEEKMEIQEIQLKEAKHIAEDADRKYEEVARKLVIIESDLERAEERAELSEGKCAELEEELKTVTNNLKSLEAQAEKYSQKEDKYEEEIKVLSDKLKEAETRAEFAERSVTKLEKSIDDLEDKFLCLTSPKTPSSGWKPHLSELHRLSPATLLLSLSLPPSGRHTVLPIVQKLFILV